One region of Gloeocapsa sp. PCC 73106 genomic DNA includes:
- a CDS encoding transposase, producing the protein ASRVLRAEFPVLLKIPSLWSPSYFVGSVGAVSTETVKRYIESQTGK; encoded by the coding sequence AGCATCTAGAGTCTTAAGAGCTGAATTTCCAGTACTGCTAAAAATCCCGTCGCTTTGGAGTCCTAGTTATTTTGTAGGCTCTGTCGGAGCAGTATCTACAGAAACAGTTAAACGTTATATTGAGTCACAAACTGGAAAGTAG